The proteins below are encoded in one region of Candidatus Moraniibacteriota bacterium:
- a CDS encoding segregation/condensation protein A, producing the protein MEKDNGWRLIIFVKKMAYQIHLDQFEGPLDLLLSLIEKEKLDITIVSLSRVTDQYLEYLKSEESVSLADLSSFLSVAVRLLLIKSRALLPVLEFTEEEEESMDDLEIRLKEYKRFREGAVRLGTLIDQGKSISIRESFLGTRIVFYPPSGLTVDDIQLHFSNVLGEIPLVEVLPEKELLAVITLEEKINELKRTLRERAESSFTDLVQSGSSRVEIIVSFLALLEMVKQRIVSVDQEKFFSNIRINRIAP; encoded by the coding sequence GTGGAAAAAGACAATGGCTGGAGATTGATTATTTTCGTGAAAAAAATGGCGTATCAGATACATCTTGATCAATTCGAAGGTCCGCTCGACCTTTTGCTTTCTCTCATCGAGAAAGAAAAACTTGATATTACTATAGTAAGTCTTTCTCGCGTGACCGATCAGTATCTCGAATATCTCAAGAGTGAAGAATCTGTCTCGCTCGCGGACCTTTCTTCTTTCCTTTCTGTTGCTGTGAGACTTCTCCTTATTAAATCGCGTGCACTTTTACCTGTTCTCGAATTTACCGAAGAGGAAGAAGAGTCGATGGACGATCTCGAAATACGACTCAAAGAATACAAGCGATTTCGTGAAGGAGCTGTTCGACTCGGGACGTTGATCGATCAAGGAAAGAGCATCTCTATACGTGAGAGTTTTCTCGGGACACGTATCGTGTTCTATCCACCGAGCGGACTCACTGTCGACGACATACAGCTTCATTTTTCCAATGTCCTAGGTGAGATCCCTCTTGTCGAAGTATTGCCGGAGAAAGAACTTTTGGCCGTCATTACATTGGAAGAGAAAATAAATGAGCTCAAGCGTACGCTTCGAGAACGAGCGGAATCTTCTTTCACTGATCTTGTGCAGTCCGGATCTTCACGTGTCGAAATCATTGTTTCTTTCTTGGCTCTGCTCGAAATGGTCAAACAGCGTATTGTCTCTGTTGATCAAGAAAAGTTTTTTAGTAATATTCGTATCAATCGTATTGCTCCATAA
- a CDS encoding MFS transporter, which produces MHKENFNPKKIFYLSLVSFVLGFVDAFWIYTISTYFAEISGTNNVGIFYLVAFTSVLISLFYVQSIVSRIGRSRLLYFSLGLSILLLTLLTHVSPSWFSIGLFLLFMVMNSIVWVALDILIEGFSSDTMAGRIRGLHLTIMNSGVLVAPFLASKVLDLFHFEGIFFILGIGYMIVFLIALLAFRNDNATFHEHLKPWQTIRRMIHEKNIFFIYVISFALDFFYAMMIVYTSLYLLSIGFLWTEIGIIFTVMLVPFVLLQYPLGIIADKRLGEKELLIVSIMIIIFSTGSLPFIHTHSIWVWSAILFLTRVGAAGIEVLRDAYFYKQIDGNNPDLIAFFRTSRPIGNIFGAGIASLLLIFLPLQSVFFAVVLVMVIALIATLFLEDTKGESEECSA; this is translated from the coding sequence ATGCACAAAGAAAATTTCAATCCCAAAAAAATATTCTATCTCAGCCTCGTTTCGTTTGTGCTTGGTTTTGTCGACGCTTTCTGGATCTATACTATCTCGACCTATTTTGCAGAAATATCTGGGACGAATAATGTCGGTATTTTTTATCTTGTAGCCTTTACCAGCGTACTCATTTCTCTTTTTTACGTACAGTCAATCGTGAGTCGTATAGGGAGATCGAGATTGCTTTATTTCTCACTCGGACTTTCTATCCTTCTCCTGACCTTATTGACACATGTTTCTCCTTCTTGGTTTTCTATCGGTCTCTTTCTGCTTTTTATGGTGATGAATAGTATCGTCTGGGTAGCTCTCGATATCCTTATTGAGGGTTTCTCATCTGATACGATGGCTGGGAGGATTCGAGGATTACATCTCACTATTATGAATAGCGGTGTTCTTGTAGCGCCTTTCTTGGCTTCCAAGGTACTCGATCTCTTTCATTTCGAAGGGATATTTTTTATCCTCGGTATCGGATATATGATTGTTTTCCTTATAGCACTTCTAGCCTTTCGTAATGACAATGCTACTTTTCACGAGCATCTAAAACCCTGGCAGACCATACGAAGAATGATACACGAGAAGAACATCTTTTTTATTTATGTGATATCGTTCGCATTGGACTTTTTTTATGCCATGATGATCGTCTATACTTCGCTCTATCTCTTGAGTATAGGGTTTTTGTGGACTGAAATCGGTATTATTTTTACTGTCATGCTTGTTCCTTTTGTATTGTTGCAATATCCTCTCGGTATCATCGCTGACAAGAGACTTGGAGAAAAAGAACTGCTCATCGTGAGTATTATGATCATTATTTTTTCTACAGGGAGTCTGCCGTTCATTCATACACACAGTATATGGGTCTGGAGTGCCATACTTTTTCTGACACGTGTCGGAGCAGCTGGTATCGAAGTACTGCGTGATGCCTATTTCTATAAACAAATTGATGGAAACAACCCTGATCTCATCGCTTTTTTCCGAACATCGCGACCAATCGGAAATATCTTTGGAGCTGGTATCGCGAGTCTTTTACTTATTTTTTTGCCTCTCCAGAGTGTTTTCTTCGCTGTTGTCCTAGTGATGGTGATAGCTCTTATTGCTACCCTCTTTCTTGAAGATACCAAGGGTGAATCCGAAGAATGCTCTGCCTAG
- the scpB gene encoding SMC-Scp complex subunit ScpB: protein MSSLHILSSLESLLFISGEPISFARLAKILEVDEETIKQSLETLALKYSEDASSGLMLVMKEKEVVMGTKPENATLVELLTKSSMQENLSRVALEVLSIVAYRAPISRVAIEAIRGVNCSFTLRNLLLRDLIERQTNPTDTREYVYSPTFRFLQLLGLHSVQELPDYETMSVDGRLKTLIDFPLEQETPDPSDINTQKTSE, encoded by the coding sequence ATGTCATCACTTCATATTCTCTCATCACTAGAATCCCTCCTTTTTATCAGTGGAGAACCTATTTCGTTTGCTCGTCTTGCCAAAATACTCGAAGTTGATGAAGAAACTATCAAACAATCCCTCGAGACACTCGCTTTGAAATATTCAGAAGATGCTTCGAGCGGACTCATGCTCGTGATGAAGGAAAAAGAAGTTGTCATGGGTACGAAACCAGAAAATGCGACACTGGTCGAATTGTTGACCAAGAGTTCTATGCAGGAAAATCTCAGTCGAGTCGCACTTGAAGTACTTTCTATTGTTGCGTATCGGGCGCCGATTTCTCGAGTAGCTATAGAAGCGATTCGCGGTGTGAATTGTAGTTTTACTTTGCGTAATCTCCTTCTCCGTGATTTGATCGAGAGACAAACCAATCCGACAGATACTCGTGAATATGTTTATTCCCCGACGTTTCGTTTTCTGCAGTTACTCGGACTACATAGTGTGCAAGAACTCCCTGATTACGAGACGATGTCTGTCGATGGACGATTGAAAACGCTTATTGATTTTCCTCTCGAACAAGAAACACCAGATCCATCTGATATCAATACACAAAAAACGTCTGAATAA